The Hermetia illucens chromosome 2, iHerIll2.2.curated.20191125, whole genome shotgun sequence genomic interval AACAGGTGTTTAGGGTAGTGAATTAGATTCTATGAGTTGAGGAACAGAAGCCGATTTATACTGGATGTACTTTCTTATAAAAAAGACGGAGTTGTAGTTTCGTACGGCTAAATCCCCCcgttaattatttgtatatgtttacatcaactcttaaagaaagaaattacgAAGGAGTGATCCCTCTGGTCTACCTTAATCCTTTTATTAGGCTGTTTAATTGCAAGTAGGCGACGAATGGCTGTGTAGATTGAATTCCCGTGCGGCACATGCCTCGTAATTAATAATTATGTTCTGTATTAACGAAAGCTAAATACCGCGTTTGGGTATTGTTCAAATAGGAAtttcgttttttaaaaaaatgggtTTGCGATGTACCTGCACTCTGTAACTTTGCCTAccattttctgaaaatgagaaatTATAGTGACACTTGTCCTTTGCTTTATCTTGAAATTAACGCGTTAATTAAGATGCAACAGGTAATCACagaaaaatcatttaaaataCAATAATCAGCAATTCACTCAATATACCGTTAATTTCTTTGTATTTATAAACatgcaattaaattaaattatgcgcACTGAAAATTAAGAAGTTGATCCATCAAATTCTAATTAACCTATTGGTGAAAGATGACGCAGATATACATTTTCATATGTTCAATACATGTTCAAAGGTGAAACATATTTTTAATATATACTTCGCGCTTGGTAATGATTAAAAAATGACCTTTTAATAGATGGTGACGTCGCCATGCCGAATACGAAACAAGATATTTTCACGCTGGGGCAATTGGGAGCCCTACGTTTGACTACAGTCAATATTGCTGAAGCCTTAGCAACTTCAAGTGAGCATAGCGGTGAAtaaccttccttccttccttcctgttattatttaatcatatagttacatacttataaattcaaaaatcctaattgttgttttcatttataaacAAACTTTGCCAAGGCACTGCTCCAACTCCATTAAAATACCTTGTGTATTTCattcttgtttcttttgctATTGAAGCTGCATTTCTCGATGCAGTTGGTTGAAGTTCAGAAAGCTGCTGGCTGTCTTGTCTCCAAGCACCCAATTGAATATCACCATTATTTATATGTTCAACATCAACACTTCCCTTTAAGTAGACCGAGGGGTTGGTTCTCCTTAAAAAATTGTGGAGATAACAACATGCTAGAACTATTATGCTAGCTTTTTTAGGGTTCAAATTCATGCGGTTTATAAGTATGCGGAATCGCGTTGCCACAATTCCAAAAGCATTTTCCACAATCCTTCTAGCCCTTGACACCCTGTAATTGTATACCCTTTCCTCTATTGATAGATTATTGCGGCTGTACGGTTTCATCAAATTCCTCAATAATGGGTAGGCATCTGTCCCCACAAAAACAATTTACAATATTGGCATTTACATGCTCACGACGCCAAAGTGTTACATCGGACTATACAAACCAACACAAACACTTAATAAAATTTAGTAAATAAGATGCTGTAATGCACAAATAATGTAACATATCAGTTCCAATAAACTAATGCGGAATTCCAATAAGAATGCATGGCTTATCGGAACTAAAGAACAGCAAACAAGGATCGTTTTTGGTAAGATTTACATAATATTGGCCTGCCTACATAATATTAGACTCAGCTCACATTAGATTTGTTACTTTTCCGTTGCAATTTAAACTTACTAGTCAATTAATGGCTTTCAAATTGAACATAAAGACCATCGTTTTGTTTAAAACCTGGTTGTTCTCAATCATTGCTACTCCTTAAATCCCTCCCGAAGGACTACACACGTATGTAATTTAACGCCAGTCATAAACCAGACGACTCCAGATAAGCAAAATGAAACGACAACGACAAATAAAGATTTTCTGATTAGGCTTAGAATGCGTATGAGCAGAAAGATGCATTTTAATGAGTCGACGCCATAATGTATTTCAAATAATCCTAATgagcgtttcatttttcttatttagTCAATAGTTCAAAGGATGATTTTAAGATAATAGATGTCCACATATAAGGACACGAAAAAGACATGTAACGAGCAGTTTAGTTGTTAGAGTTAAGTTTGACGattggaaataaaatcatattaataaataaatcgtgCGTTTTCACTTTCAAGAAAACATATGTCTCGCCACACTAAAAGAGAGCGCGCAACATAGCGAAGCTCACGACGCAACGATGTGCACTGTTCGACATCTCGCATCGTAATGACCATTACAGCGCGATGATGTGCACTCGTCGAGATTTCGTAACGAAATGAAGTTGCCGGTCGGTTGCTACGTCTGTGGCAAACGAACCGCAaacttggtcaccaacttgGTTTACCGTGTGTGGACGCTCTAACACACAGCCGTGTGTCTGCCTTTTGTCTGATACGGACTGCCTGACGTCTGTGAGAAACTCCGGCATTTAACCGGACAGGTTCATTTGTCTGATATAGAAGCAGACTTTGCCTGAAACAGGGGTTCATCTGCAACATACAGTTGTCtcacacacacatgtctgtctgatgtctgataaaCGTGCAGTCATGTACCTGACAAAAGcacagaaaaagaagatatgccTTTGCTTTTAAAATACGAATTTATTGGAATTATTCTTTTACggggaagtcgcaccgcgtccttaaaaaactattgtgcccaacttattcgtattcatagaaaataaTCGTGCGAATTTATTCGAACAAGAAGCGAATAAGAGAAGCTAATCCGATTTTTTTTAACTAGAAAGTTtgcataaattgaaaaataaaaccccCCAAACAACATCCTTAATTTAATGAAGATTCGAACCAATGAAACACTTCAGATGCAGCATTAACACAAACACTTCTCAGTAGGGCTATCCAAAATCTTATCAGCTGTCACTGTCCTCAAACATTCATTTGACACATCCAAAATATAGTTTTTTCGGCAAAATTTTCACAAGCTCctcgtagaaaatcgattttGCTTTTCTGATTTTCGCAAGCACAAACAAAACACAATGTCGCGTCTACAAAGAAACTTGTTGAAAGCTAAATTACCCCCGAGTGGCAACTTCTCGCGCCCAGGAAAATCGTATGTTTGGGTCCTTTCCATTTATGGCTTTATGTAATGAAATGTTTTACGTCTGTTTGGCGTATTGCAGGGACAGTATGAAAGCAGGACGCGCCAGGGACTACAAGCCAACGATGTGGGATGAGTACTTTGTGGAGAAGATAGACGTGGTCGTGGACGAGAAAAACACATTCCGCGTATACAAAACTAAGGAGCCAGCGCAGCCAGGCCCAGTGATTTTGATGCTCCACGGGGGAGGCTACTCGGCCCTCACTTGGGCTCAATTCAGTGTACTAAGCAACATGTAGCCTCTGTTCTGCTTCTAATTATGCCCCGTTGCAGGTTGAGGTCACTCAGATCATCCATTGCCAGTGCATCTCCATAGACTTGAGGGGCCACGGAGACTCTGTCACTGAAAACGACGAGGACCTCTCAGGGGAGACGTTGGCGACGTAAGTTGGacgaatttttgatttttcatttcGCACAAGCTCGTATATGTCAAATGCTCCGGAATAAGCGCCTGCAGTGTAAAATGTTCGTTTCTATTCGCAGTGACGTCGGGAAAATTGTTGCCAAATTGTACCCAGAGAACTGTCCCAAAATACTGCTTGTCGGCCACTCTATGGGAGGAGCGATTGCTGTGCATGTCGCCAGCATGGAGCTGCTTCCCACGCTAATTGGCGTCACTGTCATTGACGTGGTGGAGGGCACTGCCATGGAGGCCCTCTCGAGCATGCAGAGCTTCCTCCGCTGTCGCCCAAATTACTTCAAGAGCATCCCCCATGCGATTGAGTGGTGCGTCCGTAGCGGGCAAGTTCGAAATCTGGAAAGCGCCAAAGTATCCATGCCGGGACAAATAATTAAGTGAGTGGGATCAGTCACGGCTCGGGAGGAACTTTCTAAAAACCATTTCTTTCCCCCGAACAGTTGTAAGAGCAAAAAACTAGCCACAAACGAGCTGCCGCTAGAGGCTGAGGAGTCACAGGAGCCGACGTCGCCGACTACATTCGAACATCCGCTCAGTATTTCCGAGAACGCCGAGTTGGACACAAACGACGTGGCCAATGATGTTGCCCACGGCGCACCACACTTCAAGGTGCCGACGCACAACCCGGAAAGTATTAAACAGTAAGTGCCCAGTCCTCCACCGTTAGTTCGCAAG includes:
- the LOC119649899 gene encoding protein phosphatase methylesterase 1; translated protein: MSRLQRNLLKAKLPPSGNFSRPGKSDSMKAGRARDYKPTMWDEYFVEKIDVVVDEKNTFRVYKTKEPAQPGPVILMLHGGGYSALTWAQFSVEVTQIIHCQCISIDLRGHGDSVTENDEDLSGETLATDVGKIVAKLYPENCPKILLVGHSMGGAIAVHVASMELLPTLIGVTVIDVVEGTAMEALSSMQSFLRCRPNYFKSIPHAIEWCVRSGQVRNLESAKVSMPGQIINCKSKKLATNELPLEAEESQEPTSPTTFEHPLSISENAELDTNDVANDVAHGAPHFKVPTHNPESIKQYTWRIDLSKSEKYWTGWFQGLSEKFLNLRVPKLLLLASIDGLDRTLTVGQMQGKFQMQVLARCGHAVHEDRPHEVAEVIGTYMLRNKFAEPASDFLRHMPAC